In Candidatus Angelobacter sp., a single window of DNA contains:
- a CDS encoding polysaccharide biosynthesis/export family protein, whose product MKTQAMNKTFVEDRLERSAWPDWLRRLTKFPVLFCALALPLFGCKTETPLTGKEMTPYGTVKLREGDTVVISFPGSPTLNATQQIRPDGKIALQLVGEVTAAGKTPAELEKELLSVYDAQLVLKQVSVALQSAAYPVFVTGSVVHPGRIMPDRPISDLEAIMEAGGFDPAKANMTSVVILRREEGQLKHYVRNLKRVLEGKSGKLFYLRPSDIIYVPERAF is encoded by the coding sequence ATGAAAACCCAGGCAATGAACAAAACGTTTGTGGAGGACCGTTTGGAAAGAAGTGCGTGGCCCGATTGGCTAAGGCGGCTGACCAAGTTTCCCGTTCTTTTCTGTGCCCTTGCCCTTCCCTTATTCGGCTGCAAGACCGAGACCCCGCTCACGGGAAAGGAAATGACGCCTTACGGGACGGTCAAGCTCAGGGAAGGCGACACTGTCGTTATTTCTTTCCCTGGCTCGCCGACTCTTAACGCGACCCAGCAAATTCGTCCCGACGGCAAGATCGCCTTGCAGTTGGTAGGGGAGGTCACGGCAGCGGGAAAAACCCCCGCGGAGTTAGAGAAGGAGCTGCTCAGTGTGTACGATGCACAACTCGTACTGAAACAGGTTTCAGTTGCTTTGCAGTCGGCGGCATACCCGGTTTTTGTAACTGGTTCAGTGGTTCACCCCGGCCGGATCATGCCGGACAGACCGATCTCGGATCTTGAGGCGATCATGGAAGCTGGAGGGTTCGATCCCGCAAAGGCGAACATGACGAGTGTGGTCATCCTTCGGCGCGAAGAAGGCCAACTAAAGCACTACGTCAGAAATCTAAAAAGAGTGCTGGAGGGAAAGAGCGGGAAGCTATTTTACCTCAGACCATCTGACATTATTTACGTGCCGGAAAGGGCGTTTTAG
- a CDS encoding sugar transferase has translation MKDVLQIVWGEAKAAEHSCGTPGWKRCLDIACIALALPALAPLILIISLWIRLSSSGPVLFRQERVGYRGRRFTCLKFRSMKVNADNRVHKEYLRGLINSDVPMTKMDARGDSRLISMGAFLRSTGLDELPQLINILRGEMSIVGPRPCIPYESDNYLPWQKERFETLPGLTGLWQVSGKNKTTFNEMVNLDIAYVRNKSLWLDIQIILKTVPALISQVRETQASRRTQSADKVVLSA, from the coding sequence GTGAAAGACGTTCTACAAATTGTTTGGGGAGAGGCGAAGGCGGCGGAACATTCGTGCGGCACGCCGGGCTGGAAGCGATGCCTCGACATAGCGTGCATCGCCCTTGCGCTTCCGGCGCTGGCACCGCTCATTCTGATCATCTCGCTTTGGATTCGATTGTCGTCCTCCGGCCCCGTTTTGTTCCGGCAGGAACGTGTCGGATACCGAGGACGCCGCTTCACTTGCTTGAAGTTTCGGTCCATGAAGGTCAATGCGGACAATCGTGTTCACAAGGAGTACCTCAGGGGACTCATCAATTCAGACGTTCCGATGACTAAGATGGATGCCAGGGGCGACTCTCGATTGATTTCCATGGGCGCATTCCTTCGTTCCACCGGGTTGGACGAACTTCCACAACTTATCAACATCCTGCGTGGCGAGATGAGCATCGTGGGTCCGCGGCCCTGCATCCCTTACGAAAGTGACAACTATCTTCCCTGGCAGAAAGAGAGATTTGAGACCCTGCCAGGACTTACCGGTCTCTGGCAAGTCAGTGGAAAGAACAAGACCACTTTCAACGAGATGGTCAATCTCGATATTGCCTACGTGCGGAACAAGTCGCTGTGGCTCGATATTCAAATCATCCTGAAGACGGTTCCGGCCCTCATTTCACAGGTCCGTGAAACTCAGGCGAGTCGGAGAACGCAGTCGGCAGACAAAGTCGTGCTCTCGGCATAA
- a CDS encoding Gfo/Idh/MocA family oxidoreductase: MKNQISVGVVGCGYWGPNLVRNFRQLPECNLKLMCDTSEQRLAHLRSLYPEVEGHKDYGHLLNGAGLDAVIIATPVRFHYSMAKASLLAGKHTFIEKPMASSAEECEELVHIAQEKGLVLMIGHTFLYSPAVRKIKEIVDRGDIGDIRYISSRRLNLGLFQKDINVAWDLAPHDISIILHILDEVPVSVNCRGEAHVTPGIEDVTNIHLTFRKHRSALVQSSWLDPRKVREMTIVGSKRMIVYDDVAPLEKIKIFDARVEVPPHYDSFAEFQYSYHYGDMYVPYLKQEEPLKVECQHFLDCIRNGKTPLTNGQRGLELVRILEAASASLKQNGAAIDISTSQDAAFPMGVSKARAVREPALVCA; the protein is encoded by the coding sequence ATGAAAAATCAGATCAGCGTCGGAGTTGTTGGCTGCGGGTATTGGGGGCCGAACCTTGTCCGAAATTTTCGGCAGTTGCCGGAGTGCAACCTCAAGTTGATGTGCGATACCAGCGAGCAGCGTCTGGCGCATCTCAGATCGCTGTATCCCGAGGTTGAGGGGCATAAAGACTACGGCCACCTGTTGAATGGCGCCGGGCTTGACGCGGTGATTATCGCAACGCCGGTCCGGTTTCACTACTCGATGGCGAAGGCGAGCCTCCTCGCGGGCAAACACACTTTCATAGAAAAGCCGATGGCGTCATCCGCGGAGGAATGCGAAGAACTTGTTCATATTGCCCAGGAGAAGGGGCTCGTTCTGATGATAGGCCACACCTTTCTGTATTCGCCAGCCGTCAGAAAGATCAAAGAGATCGTTGATCGTGGCGACATTGGCGACATCCGTTATATCAGTTCGCGCCGCCTGAACCTGGGCCTTTTTCAAAAGGACATCAATGTTGCCTGGGACCTCGCTCCGCACGACATCTCGATCATCCTTCACATCCTCGACGAAGTTCCGGTCAGCGTAAATTGCCGCGGCGAAGCCCATGTCACGCCAGGCATCGAAGATGTGACCAACATTCATCTGACATTCCGCAAGCACCGCTCGGCACTGGTGCAGAGCAGCTGGCTCGATCCCAGGAAGGTACGGGAAATGACCATCGTCGGCTCGAAACGCATGATCGTTTACGACGATGTTGCGCCGCTGGAAAAAATAAAAATCTTCGACGCACGGGTGGAAGTACCGCCGCATTATGACAGCTTCGCGGAGTTTCAGTATTCATATCATTACGGCGACATGTATGTGCCGTATCTCAAACAGGAAGAACCGCTCAAAGTGGAATGCCAGCACTTTCTCGACTGTATTCGGAACGGTAAAACTCCGCTGACCAATGGCCAGAGAGGTCTGGAGTTGGTGCGAATACTTGAAGCGGCCTCTGCATCTTTGAAACAAAACGGCGCCGCGATCGACATCTCCACGAGCCAAGACGCCGCTTTCCCAATGGGTGTCTCTAAGGCGCGAGCGGTGCGTGAACCGGCCTTGGTTTGCGCATGA
- a CDS encoding DegT/DnrJ/EryC1/StrS family aminotransferase, whose product MQVPFLDLKAHHDPLKEELVAVIREVIDSTAFAGGPFVAAFEKDFAEFCGSSYAVGVGNGTDALWLTLLGLGIGAGDEVITAPMTFMATAEAISYCGAKPVFVDIDERTYTLDPRLLERAISPRTKAIIPVHLFGQTADLDPILEIARRHKLHVIEDACQAHGAEYNHRKAGSIGIAGCFSFYPGKNLGALGEAGAVVTDNEELRNTLQTLRDHGQAKKYHHTMVGWNARMDGIQGAALRVKLRHLDRANEARRANAALYKEQLAGVGELILPGEAVSSRHVYHLYVVRTQNRDKVLQTMAERGVACGIHYPIPVHLQEAYRFLGCRKGSFPVAERCADEFLSIPMYPELTAEQIGVVVRELKDVLCVPWRSHAPVT is encoded by the coding sequence ATGCAGGTGCCATTTTTAGACCTAAAGGCTCACCACGATCCTCTGAAAGAGGAGTTGGTGGCCGTCATACGAGAGGTGATCGATAGTACGGCGTTTGCGGGAGGTCCGTTCGTAGCTGCGTTTGAGAAGGACTTCGCTGAGTTTTGCGGGTCTTCGTACGCGGTCGGAGTGGGAAACGGGACGGACGCGCTTTGGTTGACCCTGCTTGGGCTCGGCATCGGAGCAGGTGACGAGGTGATCACTGCACCGATGACCTTTATGGCCACGGCCGAGGCGATCAGCTATTGCGGAGCAAAGCCGGTGTTTGTCGACATTGACGAACGGACCTATACATTGGATCCCCGTCTGCTCGAGCGAGCCATTAGTCCAAGGACAAAGGCAATCATTCCGGTTCACCTCTTCGGTCAGACGGCGGACCTGGATCCGATTCTGGAGATCGCCCGGCGCCACAAGTTGCATGTAATTGAAGATGCATGTCAGGCACACGGTGCCGAATACAACCACCGAAAAGCCGGATCGATTGGGATTGCCGGCTGCTTCAGTTTTTACCCCGGAAAAAATCTGGGCGCGCTTGGAGAAGCTGGCGCGGTCGTTACGGACAACGAGGAACTCAGGAACACGCTTCAAACGCTGCGTGATCATGGGCAGGCGAAGAAATACCACCACACCATGGTAGGTTGGAATGCGCGAATGGATGGTATTCAGGGTGCCGCGCTTCGAGTGAAATTGAGGCACTTGGATCGAGCGAACGAAGCCAGACGTGCAAACGCAGCGCTCTATAAAGAGCAATTGGCGGGTGTAGGCGAACTGATTCTCCCTGGAGAGGCTGTCTCTTCCCGCCACGTTTACCACCTCTATGTCGTACGAACGCAGAACCGCGACAAGGTGCTGCAAACGATGGCGGAGAGGGGAGTTGCGTGCGGAATCCATTATCCTATTCCGGTGCATCTCCAGGAGGCGTACCGGTTTCTGGGGTGCCGCAAGGGTTCATTTCCGGTCGCCGAGCGCTGCGCGGACGAATTCCTATCCATACCGATGTACCCCGAATTGACGGCGGAGCAAATTGGGGTGGTTGTTCGTGAACTAAAGGACGTGCTGTGTGTTCCCTGGAGGAGCCATGCGCCTGTTACGTAA
- a CDS encoding acyltransferase, giving the protein MRRSKPPARRLYQQIAPDVRLGRGVRIFGFVNLYGCEIGDDVKIGTFVEIQKGVKIGNRCKISSHTFVCEGVTLEDEVFVGHNVTFINDRYPRATTRDGQLQTEADWNCAPTLVKRGASIGSSATLLCGITVGERAIVGAGSVVTKDVPAHSVVVGNPARVLKVLSINK; this is encoded by the coding sequence ATGAGAAGATCGAAGCCACCCGCGCGACGACTCTACCAACAGATTGCGCCGGACGTAAGACTGGGCCGGGGAGTTCGAATCTTTGGTTTCGTCAATCTTTACGGATGTGAAATTGGCGATGACGTAAAGATTGGCACATTCGTGGAGATTCAAAAGGGCGTCAAAATCGGGAATCGCTGCAAGATTTCCAGCCATACTTTCGTTTGCGAAGGCGTGACATTGGAAGATGAAGTTTTTGTGGGACACAACGTTACTTTCATTAACGATCGTTACCCCCGCGCGACGACGAGGGATGGGCAACTGCAGACTGAAGCGGACTGGAACTGCGCGCCGACGCTCGTGAAAAGGGGCGCATCAATCGGTTCCAGCGCGACGCTTCTTTGCGGGATAACCGTGGGAGAACGCGCGATCGTTGGTGCCGGCAGTGTGGTCACGAAGGATGTGCCGGCACACAGCGTGGTCGTTGGCAATCCTGCGAGGGTGTTGAAGGTGCTTTCGATCAACAAATGA